A section of the Parabacteroides sp. FAFU027 genome encodes:
- a CDS encoding SusC/RagA family TonB-linked outer membrane protein, with protein sequence MRNKTLTTKRASGFFLFKTVCLFLCLMTAQLAFAQNVTVKGTVKDSQGNPLPGVTVAVQGTKQGTITDINGHYTISATSAKSVLSFTFVGMEPQRVTVGNQQTINVKLQDSSVSLGEVVAIGYGVAKKSDVTGSLTSVSAKDIKKMPVTNALQGMQGKAAGVDITSNERPGEMGKIQIRGVRSFAATSDPYIIVDGIPLLSGGLESINPSDIESVDILKDASAAAIYGSRAANGVVLVTTKKGKAGKYTLNYSGSMTVENMYDRSQMMNSAQYIDFRRWAYRRMGATITQDGYTNGGYPSTPTEAADKVIFGQDPYAWANVQKGWASGTWDGSLVPTTDWTGMVLQTGVTQDHTLSVSGGTDKMKSYASVGYLNQQGTQLGQGYKRYNTALKVDITPTNWFTMGVNINGSWSEQQYGYKASGSGAGNLYFAAAGMLPYAVPYREDGSRINYPGGDVNILNPIGEEKYSTNQRNVLRTLASAYAEIKFMDGLKYKVSFSPDIYNRTNGIYYDKRSMMRGGGEAGSTDQARLDKELDFTWTLDNLITYDKTFAKKHSVSVSLLQSSQSFHRESSSMTAENLPYEGQKWNQLGSVSTLSAFGSDLSESKMLSYMARINYGFNNKYLITASTRWDGASVLAEGYQWGDAFPSLALGWRIEQEDFMKSLTWIDQCKLRLGIGTTGQSSIDPYTTKGILTPLYYTWGATTDVGYVLSDATLASPSALPNKKLSWEYTTQRNIGLDFSVFKGRINGSVEYYTSNTKNLLMKKAVPSISGYTYGWDNIGESANRGFEITLNTTNIKTKDFTWTSNISYGANRDRIVSLANGKVDDVNNLWFIGQRIGVYYDYKKVGVWQNNDADAAELAKYTVANGKVVFKPGDIKLADLNGDYKIDANNDRQIIGHSSPDWTAGFNNTFSYKNWDLSFFIYSRWGFTVLGGAEALQGRYAQRVVDYWTPNNPTNDYPAPNYGSAAGDSYKSSMNYQDGSFIKMRNISLAYTIPSKALSKFNISNLKLTAQMMNPGLLYAKCKWLDPDLGGSTYNRGFVFGLNVEF encoded by the coding sequence ATGAGAAACAAAACTCTTACAACGAAAAGAGCCTCCGGCTTCTTTTTATTCAAGACGGTCTGTTTATTTCTATGCTTAATGACCGCTCAATTAGCCTTCGCACAGAATGTCACTGTGAAAGGAACCGTGAAAGACAGCCAGGGAAATCCGCTTCCCGGCGTAACCGTTGCCGTACAAGGTACTAAACAGGGCACCATAACCGACATCAACGGACACTACACTATCTCTGCTACATCGGCAAAATCAGTTCTCTCATTTACATTCGTAGGAATGGAACCACAAAGAGTGACAGTGGGTAATCAGCAGACTATCAACGTAAAACTGCAAGACTCATCGGTTTCGCTTGGTGAGGTTGTGGCAATTGGATATGGAGTCGCTAAAAAAAGTGATGTAACCGGTTCACTAACCAGTGTAAGTGCAAAGGATATTAAAAAAATGCCTGTGACAAATGCTCTTCAGGGTATGCAAGGTAAAGCAGCCGGAGTGGATATTACCTCAAATGAACGTCCTGGTGAAATGGGTAAAATTCAAATTCGAGGAGTTCGTTCTTTTGCAGCAACAAGTGACCCTTACATTATTGTTGACGGAATTCCACTATTATCAGGAGGTCTTGAGTCAATTAACCCCTCCGATATTGAGTCTGTAGATATCTTAAAAGATGCATCTGCTGCGGCTATTTATGGTTCACGAGCTGCCAATGGTGTTGTTTTGGTTACAACTAAGAAAGGAAAAGCAGGTAAGTATACGTTGAATTATTCCGGTTCTATGACTGTTGAAAATATGTATGATCGTAGTCAAATGATGAATTCCGCTCAGTATATTGATTTTCGCAGATGGGCATATAGACGTATGGGAGCAACAATAACTCAAGATGGGTATACAAATGGTGGTTATCCTAGTACTCCGACAGAAGCAGCTGATAAAGTTATTTTCGGACAAGATCCATATGCTTGGGCGAATGTCCAAAAAGGCTGGGCAAGCGGAACTTGGGATGGTAGTTTAGTTCCTACAACTGATTGGACCGGAATGGTATTACAGACAGGTGTAACTCAGGATCATACTTTAAGTGTAAGTGGAGGAACAGATAAAATGAAATCTTATGCCTCTGTTGGATATTTAAATCAACAAGGAACTCAACTTGGACAAGGATATAAAAGATACAATACAGCCCTCAAAGTTGATATAACTCCTACTAACTGGTTTACAATGGGGGTTAATATTAATGGTTCATGGAGTGAGCAACAATATGGTTACAAAGCGAGTGGATCTGGAGCAGGTAATCTATATTTTGCAGCTGCAGGCATGCTTCCTTATGCAGTTCCATACAGAGAAGATGGTTCCAGGATCAATTATCCAGGAGGAGATGTGAATATTCTAAATCCGATTGGAGAAGAAAAGTATAGTACTAACCAACGTAACGTATTAAGAACTTTAGCAAGCGCTTATGCTGAAATTAAGTTTATGGATGGTCTGAAATATAAAGTCAGCTTTAGCCCTGATATTTATAACAGAACAAATGGTATTTACTATGATAAACGTTCGATGATGCGTGGTGGCGGTGAAGCTGGTTCAACTGATCAGGCCCGATTAGATAAGGAGCTTGATTTTACTTGGACATTGGACAACCTTATTACTTATGATAAGACTTTTGCAAAGAAACATTCTGTAAGTGTTTCCTTACTTCAAAGTAGCCAGTCATTTCATAGAGAATCCTCTAGTATGACTGCTGAAAATCTTCCTTATGAAGGTCAGAAATGGAATCAACTGGGTTCAGTTAGTACATTGTCAGCATTTGGTTCTGATTTATCTGAATCAAAAATGTTGTCATATATGGCTCGCATAAACTACGGATTCAATAATAAATACTTAATTACAGCATCTACTCGCTGGGATGGAGCCTCTGTATTAGCCGAAGGTTATCAATGGGGAGACGCTTTCCCTTCATTGGCTCTTGGATGGCGTATTGAGCAGGAAGATTTTATGAAGTCACTTACCTGGATTGATCAATGTAAGCTTCGTTTAGGTATTGGTACGACAGGTCAATCTTCGATTGATCCTTATACGACTAAAGGTATTCTTACTCCATTGTATTATACTTGGGGTGCAACAACGGATGTTGGTTATGTACTGTCAGATGCTACTTTAGCTAGTCCTTCAGCTTTACCCAATAAAAAGTTGAGTTGGGAGTACACTACTCAACGAAATATTGGTTTGGATTTCAGTGTGTTCAAAGGCAGAATTAACGGTTCGGTTGAGTACTATACTTCTAATACGAAGAATCTTTTAATGAAAAAAGCCGTTCCATCGATATCTGGTTATACCTACGGATGGGATAATATCGGAGAATCTGCTAACAGGGGATTTGAAATCACTTTAAACACAACTAATATCAAGACAAAGGATTTTACCTGGACTTCTAATATCAGTTATGGTGCAAATAGAGACAGAATTGTATCTCTTGCAAATGGTAAAGTAGATGATGTTAACAACCTTTGGTTTATCGGTCAAAGAATAGGAGTTTACTATGATTATAAGAAAGTGGGGGTTTGGCAAAACAATGATGCTGATGCAGCAGAACTGGCAAAATATACAGTTGCAAATGGAAAAGTCGTATTCAAACCAGGCGATATTAAACTAGCTGATTTGAATGGTGATTATAAAATTGATGCTAATAATGACCGTCAAATTATAGGACATTCCAGCCCAGACTGGACAGCCGGTTTTAACAATACATTCAGCTATAAAAACTGGGATTTATCATTCTTTATATATTCTCGTTGGGGTTTTACTGTACTTGGTGGAGCTGAAGCTCTTCAGGGACGTTATGCTCAACGTG